From a region of the Synechococcus sp. PCC 7335 genome:
- a CDS encoding helix-turn-helix domain-containing protein, whose protein sequence is MTRHESYDGASGCYIEAALEVISGKWKGVILYHLLNGTKRFNELKRLFPELSQRILTKQLRELEDNEIISRKVYPEIPPKVEYSLTELGMSLEPTLRSLEKWGVNYVEVTKYSRSTQPKK, encoded by the coding sequence ATGACAAGACACGAATCTTACGACGGTGCGAGTGGCTGCTACATAGAAGCAGCTTTGGAAGTTATCTCGGGCAAGTGGAAGGGGGTGATTTTGTATCACCTCTTGAATGGAACAAAGCGATTCAACGAGCTAAAACGCCTTTTCCCTGAGCTATCGCAGAGGATTTTGACAAAGCAGCTGAGGGAATTGGAAGACAACGAGATCATCAGTAGAAAGGTCTATCCAGAAATACCCCCGAAGGTTGAGTATTCTCTAACAGAGTTAGGCATGTCCTTGGAACCGACGCTACGCTCTTTAGAGAAATGGGGAGTCAACTATGTTGAGGTGACTAAGTACTCAAGAAGCACTCAACCCAAAAAGTAG
- a CDS encoding helix-turn-helix domain-containing protein: MTASIAELERDIIRERTLTGLATARARGRRGGRKKSITEGQKLEAKRLADEGEMSITDICEKVGISRASYYRLVG; encoded by the coding sequence ATGACGGCCTCGATTGCAGAACTAGAGCGAGACATCATTCGTGAGCGCACACTGACAGGACTAGCAACAGCTAGAGCCAGAGGCCGTAGAGGTGGCAGAAAGAAGAGTATTACCGAAGGGCAGAAGTTGGAAGCTAAGCGTCTTGCCGATGAGGGTGAAATGAGTATTACAGATATCTGTGAGAAAGTTGGCATTAGCCGCGCTAGCTACTATCGGCTCGTTGGCTAA
- a CDS encoding FMN-dependent NADH-azoreductase has product MYNFSVPSPLKAYLDNVIRINRTFSFDPSTHEFKGLAGNKKALIITPSAGDFTPGTPLADMNYCDTYLKSVLGFIGIHDVVVVAAPNQFMADDAREQSTQAARKELVQLAEQW; this is encoded by the coding sequence ATGTACAACTTCAGCGTGCCTAGTCCACTCAAAGCGTATCTAGACAATGTTATCCGTATCAACCGGACATTCAGCTTTGATCCTTCTACTCATGAATTTAAAGGGCTAGCAGGGAATAAGAAAGCGCTGATTATTACGCCTAGTGCCGGAGACTTCACTCCAGGAACACCGTTGGCGGACATGAACTATTGCGACACTTATCTGAAGTCAGTATTGGGCTTCATCGGTATTCACGATGTGGTCGTAGTGGCTGCACCCAATCAGTTCATGGCAGACGATGCGAGAGAGCAAAGTACGCAAGCAGCTAGAAAAGAGCTGGTGCAGCTGGCTGAGCAGTGGTAG
- a CDS encoding RNA polymerase sigma-70 factor, translating to MMDKLATFNQHRALLFAIAYRMLSSATEAEDVLQEAWIRWQSTTTSVETPKPYLSQIVTRLCIDYLRSARVRRERYVGTWLPEPLAIASIQNPEEHATLAESLSFAFLKLLEYLSPTERAVFLLREVFDYSYEDIAITVGKSTSNCRQVVHRAKQHLRSHKPRIESTPQQKAKVVESFLECWQQGNLSELISIMTEDTVFVSDGGGKVTAARYPLKGSQKVARFLLALRRSRLIPPMTSQFAYVNEQPGIVNSVEDNPQSVFSFEFKECRIQTIFAVANPEKLDSMRSHFGVS from the coding sequence ATGATGGATAAGCTAGCCACATTCAACCAGCACCGAGCACTACTGTTTGCGATCGCCTATCGAATGCTAAGCAGTGCAACTGAAGCAGAAGACGTACTGCAAGAGGCTTGGATTCGTTGGCAGTCAACAACAACATCTGTTGAGACGCCTAAACCTTATCTCTCACAGATTGTTACCCGGCTCTGTATCGACTACCTACGGTCGGCGCGAGTTCGGCGCGAGCGATACGTGGGCACCTGGCTACCAGAACCGCTAGCAATCGCTTCTATCCAGAATCCTGAAGAACATGCGACCTTAGCAGAATCGCTATCGTTTGCTTTCTTGAAGCTACTCGAATATCTTTCCCCGACAGAGCGTGCTGTTTTTCTGCTGAGAGAAGTATTTGACTACAGCTACGAAGACATCGCTATAACAGTGGGTAAAAGCACATCGAATTGTCGTCAAGTAGTGCATAGGGCGAAACAGCATCTGAGAAGTCACAAACCTCGTATAGAATCTACACCTCAGCAGAAAGCAAAGGTAGTGGAGAGCTTCTTAGAGTGCTGGCAGCAAGGCAATCTCAGTGAGCTGATCTCAATAATGACAGAAGATACTGTCTTCGTTTCGGATGGCGGTGGTAAGGTGACAGCTGCGCGCTATCCGCTAAAAGGTTCTCAGAAAGTAGCCCGTTTTCTGCTCGCGCTCCGACGCAGTCGCCTCATTCCGCCAATGACTTCTCAGTTTGCTTACGTCAATGAACAACCTGGCATAGTTAACAGTGTGGAAGACAATCCTCAGAGCGTTTTCAGTTTTGAGTTCAAGGAGTGTCGCATTCAGACTATCTTTGCAGTGGCCAACCCGGAGAAGCTCGATAGTATGCGTTCTCACTTCGGTGTCTCATAA
- a CDS encoding HNH endonuclease, translated as MTGDEEPRGVGFLKDALAERLGRPAASRAARGNLFEWYIIDPCFSVIQRVGSRRSGYRSGIQVRDGDISFYNVHSRTPAKQLKKNLKQRPEAIISAAEGCLHLRDYHYLHFCSRQVSRQTGARRWADTVRVIKSPEWEEFKAEIEKDLNSLVKDLFPELGSTGHVGTGEAMRGSDFSLFLADYQQIEFAVTDSLAAERAAAVIDAAWHLFSCLYTWEPVRRRDASLRRAMLSSPGLCDCEYERIAGVAKTACDGSAVEAAHIIPYARGGSDRAWNGVWLCSKHHRATEGKLSGRRTGPALSEVQVRFTASK; from the coding sequence ATGACAGGCGACGAAGAACCAAGAGGGGTAGGGTTTCTCAAAGATGCGCTGGCTGAACGTCTAGGCCGACCCGCCGCTAGCCGAGCAGCCAGAGGCAATTTATTCGAATGGTACATTATCGATCCGTGTTTCTCCGTGATTCAGCGCGTTGGCAGTCGTAGAAGCGGCTATCGGTCTGGGATACAAGTGAGGGACGGAGACATCTCCTTCTACAACGTCCATTCGCGTACGCCAGCCAAGCAGCTCAAAAAGAACCTCAAGCAGCGGCCTGAAGCCATCATTAGTGCGGCAGAGGGGTGCCTTCATCTGAGAGATTATCACTACCTGCACTTTTGTTCTCGTCAGGTAAGCCGTCAGACTGGAGCTAGAAGGTGGGCAGATACTGTCAGAGTGATCAAGTCACCAGAATGGGAAGAGTTCAAAGCAGAGATTGAGAAAGATCTAAACAGTTTAGTCAAAGACTTGTTTCCTGAGTTGGGAAGTACAGGCCATGTCGGCACTGGTGAGGCCATGCGCGGAAGTGACTTTAGTCTTTTCTTAGCCGACTACCAGCAGATAGAATTTGCTGTAACTGACAGCTTGGCCGCAGAACGAGCTGCCGCAGTCATTGATGCCGCCTGGCATCTCTTCTCGTGCCTTTATACGTGGGAACCTGTGAGAAGGCGCGATGCCTCTCTTCGCCGCGCCATGCTTTCTAGTCCGGGACTATGTGATTGCGAGTACGAGCGGATTGCCGGTGTAGCGAAGACAGCGTGTGATGGCAGTGCTGTAGAAGCAGCCCATATCATTCCCTATGCCAGAGGTGGAAGTGATCGGGCCTGGAATGGAGTATGGCTATGCTCGAAGCATCATCGTGCGACAGAAGGAAAGCTATCGGGTCGTCGTACAGGCCCAGCTCTTTCAGAGGTACAGGTAAGGTTTACAGCTAGTAAGTGA
- a CDS encoding type II toxin-antitoxin system Phd/YefM family antitoxin, with protein MYSISSREFNQDVSKAKRATEQGPVFITNRGTPAYVLLTVEDYHKLVGNTHSVADLLSMLETNHDAEIDFDPVRSSQVTARTVDLS; from the coding sequence ATGTATAGCATTTCAAGTCGAGAGTTCAATCAAGATGTTAGTAAAGCTAAGCGGGCAACAGAACAAGGGCCGGTCTTCATAACCAATAGGGGCACTCCTGCCTATGTATTGCTAACCGTGGAAGACTATCACAAGCTAGTTGGCAATACTCATAGCGTTGCTGACTTACTTTCTATGCTAGAGACCAATCACGACGCTGAGATTGACTTCGATCCAGTGCGCTCTTCTCAAGTCACTGCGCGAACAGTAGATTTGTCATAA
- a CDS encoding type II toxin-antitoxin system VapC family toxin — translation MFLLDTNVVSELRKVGAGRANPQVTRWAIATPGEQTFLSAITIFELERGVLQIERRDYEQGKALRQWLNDGVLANYANRIIPFDTKIAQRCASLHVPDPQSDYDAMIAATALENSLIVVTRNTKDFEKTGVKLLNPWL, via the coding sequence ATGTTTTTGCTAGATACCAACGTGGTTTCCGAGCTGCGTAAAGTCGGAGCGGGTAGGGCTAATCCTCAAGTAACCAGATGGGCCATCGCTACGCCAGGAGAACAGACGTTTTTATCAGCTATTACTATCTTTGAACTAGAGCGAGGTGTACTGCAAATAGAGCGGCGAGACTATGAACAGGGCAAGGCGCTTCGCCAGTGGCTGAATGATGGCGTTCTTGCTAACTATGCTAATCGTATTATTCCGTTCGATACCAAAATTGCTCAACGCTGTGCTTCGCTTCATGTACCGGACCCTCAGTCAGACTACGATGCGATGATTGCCGCAACAGCTTTAGAGAACAGCCTGATTGTAGTTACTCGCAACACAAAAGATTTTGAAAAGACAGGCGTGAAGTTACTCAATCCTTGGCTTTGA
- a CDS encoding helicase-related protein, translating to MSSDKSESLAIAKNPIPTQLSDLPLTWFEEGTALRVIKLCFQSGRSKIRIASGFFTIKGWNYIRPHTKGKPVALLVGVEEPGEERARMALIQEIMRALRTGCDRQRRQAVADLIERIENDQFLLLDARALSHHAKIYLVDEAIAIIGSSNTTGRGLLEQIESGSLVTSLSEVRKLIANFEDYFARAQDLTQELLEALRRWLQLATPWDVYLKTMLALEDLQPLKMTYPKQPVSYQTDMIAQTLRQIREYGGSMLVASTGLGKTVVAIHVALHLKDEDLIDNIIVVGPKAVRRSWKQECRFAALPHEYFVLRVLDMTDERIEALSDFEDIANAGSSRRWLIIIDESHELRNRYTNRLSSKQTPENERRAFKRLSSLIGQGNSKVLLLTGSPYATNTDNLNNQLSLLPPTGENRALFSEPEFSECSWRIEDTDEFISLPVASQLTTPHVAMYYGIKDDRGTYIQYGTEERRYIPKVRLYSLEFPLDLETELSSLISEGCFDLNTKGLFRKNIERLVRVAWTSSPLALKGVLQRVLETPGGKNAFDFSKQGKVAFRVSKRRRREALEPILAKLEQQTEAADTKLRALVERLNLHRANREKVIIFCERRATVVYLSNALSELMHNLSVAATIEKQADSFEMKESHEIEKLIEAFAPEANQADASLKSYDVFISTDAHGVGVNMQDAAVVINYDIDWTPIGPIQRAGRILRFWSEARTVHVYTFVPTLSVDNPLASDLKAIQRRWHQLIDRHDESARIIDLPVLTESQVQDVAMSDLASNVTLLAGDIDIEQLSNLDISPYYQHTAQLQLHRDYALKLTNDLVSAKIYAEKHPAIYVLLQYQDQYHGLIYTPHNQEIRRPETVKLLDILQCDPLTATAVTDPNEIELLADECIRVWCAHNQIRPEKILRECTMYLLPEEASQDLKSIIS from the coding sequence GTGTCATCTGATAAATCAGAAAGTTTAGCCATTGCTAAAAACCCTATTCCGACTCAGTTATCAGATCTCCCGCTCACCTGGTTTGAAGAAGGCACGGCTTTGAGAGTAATTAAGCTTTGTTTTCAATCAGGGCGTAGCAAAATTCGTATAGCTTCTGGTTTTTTTACCATCAAAGGCTGGAACTATATTCGACCACATACAAAGGGCAAGCCGGTGGCTTTGCTGGTAGGGGTCGAAGAGCCTGGAGAAGAGCGTGCTCGGATGGCTTTAATTCAGGAAATTATGAGAGCCTTGAGAACAGGTTGTGATCGCCAACGTCGCCAAGCCGTCGCTGACCTGATTGAAAGAATCGAGAACGATCAATTTTTGCTTCTAGATGCCAGAGCCCTTAGCCACCATGCAAAAATCTATTTAGTCGATGAGGCTATTGCCATTATCGGGTCGTCTAATACGACAGGTCGGGGGTTGCTAGAACAGATTGAGTCAGGTAGTTTAGTCACGAGTCTTTCAGAAGTTAGAAAGTTGATCGCGAACTTTGAAGATTACTTCGCCAGGGCTCAAGACTTGACTCAAGAACTGCTGGAGGCGCTGCGTCGATGGCTACAATTGGCAACGCCTTGGGATGTCTATCTTAAAACGATGCTGGCTTTAGAAGATCTTCAGCCATTAAAAATGACATATCCGAAGCAGCCAGTCAGCTATCAGACTGATATGATTGCACAGACGCTGCGACAGATTCGAGAGTACGGCGGCTCTATGTTGGTGGCTTCGACAGGCTTAGGAAAAACAGTTGTTGCGATTCACGTTGCGTTGCATCTTAAAGATGAAGATCTCATTGACAATATTATCGTCGTTGGCCCCAAAGCTGTCAGACGTAGCTGGAAACAGGAGTGCCGTTTTGCTGCTCTGCCTCATGAATATTTCGTACTTAGAGTCTTAGATATGACTGACGAGCGTATAGAAGCGCTTTCCGACTTTGAAGACATTGCTAATGCTGGAAGTAGTCGGCGCTGGCTAATCATCATCGATGAGAGCCATGAGTTAAGGAATCGCTATACCAACCGGTTGAGCAGCAAGCAAACGCCCGAGAACGAACGCCGTGCTTTTAAGCGGTTATCCTCTTTGATAGGGCAAGGAAATTCAAAAGTATTGTTATTAACAGGTTCCCCATATGCCACTAACACGGACAACTTGAACAATCAGCTCAGCTTGCTGCCTCCAACAGGAGAAAACCGAGCTCTTTTCTCAGAACCAGAATTTTCCGAATGTAGCTGGCGGATCGAAGATACTGACGAATTTATTAGTCTACCAGTAGCCTCACAGCTGACTACTCCTCACGTTGCGATGTACTACGGGATCAAAGATGATCGAGGGACATACATTCAATATGGTACAGAAGAGCGTCGCTACATTCCAAAGGTTCGATTGTATAGCTTAGAATTTCCGCTCGACCTAGAGACAGAACTATCCTCTCTAATCTCTGAGGGCTGCTTTGATTTAAACACTAAGGGGCTTTTCAGAAAGAATATAGAGCGGTTAGTCAGAGTTGCCTGGACTAGCTCGCCCCTTGCGCTCAAAGGCGTTCTCCAAAGAGTGCTAGAAACGCCCGGCGGCAAGAATGCCTTTGACTTTTCTAAACAAGGAAAAGTTGCCTTTAGGGTGAGCAAAAGACGACGTCGGGAGGCGCTAGAGCCCATTCTAGCCAAGCTTGAGCAGCAGACAGAGGCCGCCGATACGAAACTCAGGGCATTAGTTGAACGATTGAACCTTCATCGGGCCAATCGCGAGAAGGTAATTATCTTCTGCGAGCGCAGAGCAACGGTTGTTTATTTGAGCAATGCTCTGTCCGAGCTAATGCATAATCTATCAGTGGCGGCGACTATTGAGAAACAGGCAGACTCATTCGAGATGAAAGAGTCTCATGAAATTGAGAAATTAATTGAGGCGTTTGCGCCAGAAGCCAATCAAGCGGATGCTAGCCTGAAAAGCTACGATGTTTTCATTTCCACTGATGCCCATGGTGTTGGTGTCAATATGCAAGATGCTGCTGTTGTCATCAACTACGACATTGATTGGACACCTATCGGCCCCATTCAACGAGCAGGCCGTATCCTCCGTTTCTGGTCAGAAGCTCGCACGGTGCACGTATATACCTTTGTGCCTACCTTAAGCGTTGACAATCCGCTCGCTAGCGACCTAAAGGCTATTCAACGTCGCTGGCACCAACTGATAGACCGTCATGACGAATCAGCTAGGATTATCGACTTGCCGGTTTTAACAGAGAGTCAGGTACAGGATGTTGCCATGTCAGATCTAGCTTCTAATGTGACTTTGCTAGCGGGCGATATAGATATCGAGCAGTTGTCCAACTTGGATATCTCCCCTTATTATCAGCACACGGCGCAGTTACAGTTGCATCGCGACTACGCGCTCAAACTGACTAATGATTTGGTTAGTGCAAAAATCTATGCGGAGAAGCACCCAGCTATCTATGTCCTGCTGCAATACCAAGATCAGTATCATGGATTAATCTACACTCCTCACAATCAGGAAATTCGCAGGCCCGAGACTGTGAAGCTCCTCGATATTCTACAGTGCGATCCCTTGACCGCCACGGCAGTTACCGATCCGAATGAGATTGAGTTGTTGGCAGATGAATGTATTCGGGTTTGGTGCGCTCACAACCAGATTCGACCTGAGAAAATTCTGCGCGAATGTACAATGTATCTTTTGCCTGAAGAGGCATCGCAAGACTTAAAATCAATCATATCCTGA
- a CDS encoding tetratricopeptide repeat protein — protein MSEARFPGYLEYQQQDFEAAWPKVIRAAEAGNAEAQCMVGTLYQLGLGAKIDSDKAIEWYERSSAQGYSVATNNLAGMLAIRGEHERSRQLYRLSRQQGFEHSPTISG, from the coding sequence ATGAGTGAAGCTAGGTTTCCAGGCTATCTCGAATATCAGCAGCAAGATTTTGAGGCGGCGTGGCCGAAAGTGATTCGAGCGGCTGAAGCAGGCAATGCAGAAGCGCAGTGCATGGTAGGGACTTTGTATCAGTTGGGTTTAGGCGCGAAAATAGATAGTGATAAAGCGATTGAGTGGTACGAGCGCTCCTCAGCGCAGGGCTATAGCGTAGCGACCAACAACTTAGCAGGGATGCTAGCGATTAGAGGAGAGCATGAGAGGTCGAGGCAGCTGTACAGGTTATCTCGGCAGCAGGGTTTTGAGCATAGTCCAACAATAAGCGGCTAA
- a CDS encoding alpha/beta fold hydrolase produces MTRFVESKDGCRIAYDKQGNGSALLLIHGGFTQSRGVWTDLSYVQELQQQYTVITVDIRGHGESDKPKAKQAYAVERLLEDIDAVAEDAKVDHCFVWGFSLGASICLHTAVNRELLGGVAAASFFGQDLIEYGKRNIPSLEAAVEARAQNRLDLSTLSAEERFFVDNADLDIALAISKAMVDWPRIEPTMLRSPLLIYAGTSDEPTYSILKRQSDDIQSSGAKLCFIEGLDHFQAVTEKKIVLPVVQEFLACT; encoded by the coding sequence ATGACAAGATTTGTCGAATCCAAGGACGGCTGTAGAATTGCATACGATAAACAGGGCAACGGTTCAGCACTGTTGTTGATACACGGAGGATTCACACAGAGTCGAGGAGTTTGGACAGATCTCTCATACGTTCAAGAATTACAACAACAATACACAGTCATCACGGTCGATATCAGGGGACATGGCGAGAGCGATAAGCCAAAAGCGAAGCAAGCCTATGCTGTCGAGCGACTCTTAGAAGATATAGACGCAGTCGCTGAAGACGCCAAGGTTGATCACTGCTTCGTTTGGGGGTTCTCTTTGGGTGCTTCTATCTGTTTACATACAGCAGTCAATAGAGAACTATTAGGCGGTGTAGCAGCAGCTTCGTTCTTTGGACAGGACTTGATAGAGTACGGTAAGCGCAATATTCCTAGCTTAGAAGCAGCGGTCGAAGCACGAGCGCAGAACCGGTTAGACTTATCTACACTTTCAGCAGAAGAACGCTTCTTTGTAGACAACGCAGACCTTGACATCGCTTTAGCCATATCGAAAGCGATGGTAGATTGGCCACGAATAGAGCCGACGATGCTGCGATCACCACTACTGATATATGCTGGCACTAGCGATGAACCAACTTATTCCATCTTGAAAAGACAATCGGACGACATACAAAGTAGCGGCGCGAAGCTATGCTTCATCGAAGGGTTAGACCACTTTCAAGCTGTCACGGAGAAGAAAATCGTGCTTCCTGTCGTACAAGAGTTCCTAGCCTGCACATAA
- a CDS encoding IS6 family transposase: MFRCKRCRRTFNQRTDTPFNFVEVPTDIIFQVLLCRVRYKLSYRDVAEFFLLRGFQFTHETARDWEERFLPHFTEQIRTKRKGKVGKLWMIDETYVKVCGQWCYLYRGIDEDGNLVDVRLSKTRDMAGTKAFFAQAIDLHEDAPDKVATDGLASYPRAIEEDLGEKVQHEVRPCTANPVEQSHRRIKRRYYPTLGFGEFEAAQRFCRAVDEVGNFLRPRSRMAEFVCLGDRRAQLLKGVEELEDLFQAS, encoded by the coding sequence ATGTTTCGCTGCAAACGCTGTCGCCGGACGTTCAATCAGCGCACAGATACGCCATTTAATTTTGTGGAAGTCCCAACAGACATTATCTTCCAGGTGTTGCTCTGCCGCGTCCGCTATAAGCTCAGCTATCGGGATGTGGCTGAGTTCTTTTTGCTTAGAGGCTTTCAGTTTACCCACGAAACTGCAAGGGATTGGGAGGAACGTTTCCTACCTCATTTTACAGAGCAGATTAGAACAAAGCGAAAGGGCAAAGTCGGCAAATTATGGATGATTGACGAGACTTACGTGAAAGTCTGTGGGCAGTGGTGCTACCTCTACCGAGGCATTGATGAAGATGGCAATCTGGTAGACGTTCGCCTTAGCAAAACTCGCGACATGGCTGGCACCAAAGCCTTCTTTGCTCAAGCCATCGATCTGCACGAGGACGCTCCTGACAAGGTCGCGACCGATGGCTTAGCATCTTACCCACGGGCGATTGAAGAAGACTTAGGTGAGAAAGTTCAGCATGAAGTCCGCCCCTGCACAGCCAATCCAGTTGAACAAAGTCATCGGCGCATCAAACGCCGCTATTATCCAACCCTGGGGTTCGGTGAGTTTGAGGCTGCGCAGAGATTTTGCAGAGCAGTCGATGAAGTTGGCAACTTCCTGAGGCCTCGTAGCCGAATGGCAGAATTCGTGTGCCTTGGCGATCGCAGAGCGCAGTTACTGAAGGGAGTTGAAGAATTGGAAGATCTGTTCCAAGCTTCCTAA
- a CDS encoding DDE-type integrase/transposase/recombinase, protein MNCGYSVLTNSGVVLDILMQRCRNKAAAKKVFRKLLKLAGFAPRVIVTDKLKSYGAAKKELLKSVEHRQHKDLNNRAENSHRQTRVRERRMGRFKSVGQAQRFLSALEPIRGHFHPHQHKQTASEYRKTMRQQIDSWRLIAGVGVIA, encoded by the coding sequence GTGAATTGTGGCTACTCAGTCCTGACAAATTCTGGTGTAGTGCTCGATATCCTGATGCAGCGATGCCGCAATAAAGCAGCCGCGAAGAAGGTTTTCCGAAAACTGCTTAAGCTAGCAGGCTTTGCCCCTAGAGTCATCGTTACCGATAAGCTTAAAAGCTACGGGGCAGCGAAGAAGGAATTATTGAAAAGCGTAGAACACAGACAGCACAAAGACTTGAACAATCGAGCTGAGAACTCGCATAGACAGACTCGAGTTAGGGAGAGGCGAATGGGCCGATTCAAATCGGTGGGTCAAGCACAGCGCTTTCTGTCAGCCTTGGAACCGATACGTGGTCATTTCCATCCCCATCAGCACAAACAGACGGCTTCAGAATATAGAAAAACGATGCGCCAGCAGATCGACAGTTGGAGATTGATCGCAGGGGTCGGCGTGATCGCATAG
- a CDS encoding tetratricopeptide repeat protein, translating into MLSRVTVSGTMMLRSIWHCAIPVMLFLLMPSVTWAQTSLLGEGIEDFEYWENLCKLHISAAKEATAEEKEEEYSQALVACEHAIALRPKDVNIWVEHSGILLNTEQYSEAIASANQALRFEAAHSLAMTYQCIAYGALNQAEAALERCNEALRVNDNWGERNPSLAWVYRGIILAQEEYYVQAVQAYDLALSVEPQYAFALTKKCEAHLMLLLTSQANQSCERALAANQLWGEASPAIAWTLLGTIHTQEEKPDEAISAYDRVLGLDPTNAFIWAAQGQVLENLDHNLAHNLEHNEEALVSYEQAVIFKPDFARALLGKCRVLNRLSRYKDALTACDAALSGDGDWGDDTLANAWHERSIALTGKGEYEEALASSNRAVGLASNYAAAFNQRSIIYWYLKQYDEAIDANTQALVIDDSSDDVWFTRGLIFRARTEYPRALAAYDRGLGLNPYNHWAWTNRSMVLWEMGDYGEALVSVEEAIRINDSSVQVWYNKGAAQSALGDYEGAIETYGHVLVLDERYAAALTGRGIARFYLGEDEAAMEDLRAALVLNPEDELAKETLETLTTAMEE; encoded by the coding sequence ATGTTGAGTAGGGTGACGGTAAGTGGAACGATGATGCTCCGGAGCATCTGGCATTGTGCCATTCCGGTAATGCTTTTCCTTTTAATGCCATCTGTAACCTGGGCGCAAACATCTCTCCTGGGAGAGGGGATCGAAGATTTTGAGTATTGGGAGAATTTGTGCAAACTCCATATCAGTGCTGCAAAAGAGGCCACTGCCGAAGAAAAAGAAGAAGAGTATTCACAAGCACTTGTAGCCTGTGAGCATGCGATCGCTCTAAGGCCAAAAGATGTAAATATTTGGGTAGAGCACAGCGGAATCTTACTCAATACAGAGCAATATTCAGAGGCGATCGCATCGGCTAATCAAGCCTTACGTTTTGAAGCGGCTCATTCGTTAGCAATGACCTACCAATGCATTGCCTATGGCGCCCTCAACCAAGCCGAAGCGGCTCTAGAACGTTGTAATGAGGCCCTGAGAGTCAATGATAACTGGGGGGAGAGGAATCCCTCATTAGCCTGGGTTTACCGTGGCATCATTTTGGCCCAAGAAGAATATTATGTTCAGGCAGTACAGGCCTATGACCTTGCTCTGTCTGTAGAGCCCCAGTATGCGTTTGCCCTCACCAAAAAATGTGAGGCTCATTTGATGTTGTTATTGACCTCTCAAGCGAATCAATCCTGTGAGAGAGCATTGGCAGCTAATCAGCTATGGGGCGAGGCGAGCCCGGCAATCGCTTGGACTCTCTTAGGTACAATTCACACTCAGGAAGAGAAACCTGACGAAGCGATTTCTGCCTATGATCGAGTGCTGGGTCTGGATCCGACGAATGCATTCATTTGGGCTGCCCAGGGACAGGTGTTAGAGAATCTTGATCATAACCTCGCTCATAACCTTGAGCATAACGAAGAGGCATTAGTCTCGTACGAACAGGCCGTGATATTTAAGCCAGATTTTGCTAGAGCACTACTGGGTAAATGCCGAGTTTTGAATCGGTTGAGCAGGTATAAGGATGCCTTGACGGCCTGTGATGCAGCGTTATCAGGAGATGGTGATTGGGGTGATGATACCCTGGCCAATGCGTGGCATGAGCGCAGCATTGCATTAACGGGAAAAGGTGAGTATGAGGAGGCTCTGGCATCAAGTAATCGGGCGGTGGGATTAGCGTCAAACTATGCAGCGGCTTTCAATCAGCGGAGCATTATTTATTGGTATTTAAAACAGTACGATGAAGCAATAGATGCGAATACGCAGGCATTGGTGATAGATGATTCTTCCGACGATGTGTGGTTTACACGCGGGTTAATTTTTCGGGCGCGAACTGAATATCCCCGGGCATTGGCGGCCTATGATCGAGGACTAGGATTAAATCCCTATAATCATTGGGCTTGGACCAATCGTAGTATGGTGTTGTGGGAGATGGGAGATTATGGCGAAGCACTCGTGTCGGTAGAAGAGGCGATCCGGATAAATGATTCGTCGGTGCAGGTTTGGTATAACAAGGGGGCAGCTCAGTCGGCGTTGGGAGATTATGAGGGTGCGATTGAAACCTACGGCCATGTGTTAGTGCTAGATGAGAGATACGCGGCTGCGTTGACGGGACGCGGGATAGCGCGGTTTTATTTAGGTGAGGATGAAGCCGCGATGGAGGATTTGCGGGCAGCGTTGGTGTTGAATCCAGAGGATGAGTTGGCAAAGGAGACTTTGGAGACGTTGACTACAGCTATGGAAGAATAA